The DNA sequence CCCCGGTCGGCAGCCGCCGGCCGCCGCACGCCGACCGGGTGCCGCGCACCACGGCGCCCTTCGGCCCGCCCGCCGGCCGCGGCCGGACGCCCGCGGGGGGCTGAGCCGCCGCACCGGGCCGCGGGGCGGTACGCACACCCTTCCCCGCGCCGGCCGGTCGATCCGCCACACCACGGCCCCGGACGCTCCGCCGAGAGCGTCCGGGGCCGTGGTGCGTCCGGGGCACGTGACGTGTCCGGACAGGTGACGTGTCCGGACAGGTGGCGCGTCCGCGCAGGGCGGCGGGCGCGCCTCGGACAGCCGGGCCGGACCGGGCCGGTCAGCCGCGCCAGCAGCGCTTCACGGTGCCGTCGTCCACCTCGAAGTCGATCCGCCCGCGCACGTACTCCATCGTGATGATCGCGCCCGGCGGAAGCGACCGTACGGTGGTCCAGCCGCGGGCGCGCGCCCTCTCCTCGGCGGTACGGGCATCGAGACCCACATAGCTGTCGAGATCGTCGTCGGGTTCGGCCGGAAGGTTCGGTACAGGTCCCATGACAGCCACCGTAGGTGGCTCCATACGAGTGGCAAACCCGGAGTGCCCATGGACTGGCACCGCCTCATGTGCCTCGCGTCCGCCATTCGTCACACTTGTGTCACAGAAAACACGCCCGGGTTTGTCGGCGACTTCGTCACTCTTCCGGGGCTTGTGTTGACGTCTCGAAGATGACGGCGAGTTTCCGTCGATATCCCGCGCCAAACCACCGGCTCCGGTATGGACGGCGGGCCTTGGCGAGATCTTTCGAACAATTCGCACAGCTGCCGGAAAAGCGATGTCCGGACCCTCCGGAACACACACTTCCGCCACACATCGCCGAAGCCGAACCCGAAGGCCGGAGCCGAACCCCAAGGTTTACGCCCAGCCGGACGCGGTACCCGCCGCCACCGGAGACCACATGACTGACACATCCGATGAGACCCCCGAGAAGACGGCGGCCGGCGACCTGACCCCGCTGGCACTCCTGCGTGCCGCCCGTGAACAGCTCGTCGAGCTGACGGGCCTGGCCCCCGAGTCCGTGCCCCGCCTGGAGCGGACCGACGAGGGGTGGGTGCTGGAGGCCGAGGTGGTGGAGCTGGCCCGGGTGCCGGAGACGATGAGCCTGATGGCGCTGTACGAGGTGAGCCTCGACCCGGACGGCATCCTCACCGGATACCGCCGCCTCCGCCGCTATGAGCGCGGACGGAGCGACCGCGCCTGACGGCGGGAGCCCCGGACGCCCACGAAACCCGAGACCCGAAACCCGAGAGGAGCACATCCGACATGACCACTGTTGTCCCGGCACAGCAAACCAGAAGCGGTGGCGGCTCC is a window from the Streptomyces luomodiensis genome containing:
- a CDS encoding I78 family peptidase inhibitor, whose product is MGPVPNLPAEPDDDLDSYVGLDARTAEERARARGWTTVRSLPPGAIITMEYVRGRIDFEVDDGTVKRCWRG
- the gvpO gene encoding gas vesicle protein GvpO, which translates into the protein MTDTSDETPEKTAAGDLTPLALLRAAREQLVELTGLAPESVPRLERTDEGWVLEAEVVELARVPETMSLMALYEVSLDPDGILTGYRRLRRYERGRSDRA